A DNA window from Setaria viridis chromosome 2, Setaria_viridis_v4.0, whole genome shotgun sequence contains the following coding sequences:
- the LOC117842825 gene encoding peroxisome biogenesis factor 10 — protein sequence MRAGTPAGDAGPSSHGGAGFGSGSRAPARPRRFPGAAQPEIMRAAEKDDSYAAHVTEACRDAFRHLFGTRVAVAYQNEIKLLGQSLYYLLTTGSGQQTLGEEYCDISQVATLHGLPPTPARRILFILYQTTVPYLAERISSRIVARSIALNESQFDDHLESDNSSSGIAQSTTNNHVPSRSLSVSALSRLRGRVHALWQWVLQKWPSMLPFAQDFIQLAIRTNLMLFYFEGLYYHLPKRAAGIRYVFIGKPMNQRPRYQILGIFLLIQLCILGAERLRRSNISSIASSINQISSGSYPSSTGRGVPVLNEDGHVISDICGGKAADVASHSEASSGKSKCTLCLGTRQNPTATTCGHVFCWNCIMEWCNEKPECPLCRTPITHSSLICIYHSDF from the exons ATGCGAGCAGGCACCCCCGCCGGCGATGCGGGCCCCAGCTCCCACGGCGGCGCTGGCTTCGGCTCCGGGAGCCGTGCGCCCGCGCGTCCGCGGAGGTTCCCCGGGGCGGCGCAGCCGGAGATCATGCGGGCGGCGGAGAAGGACGACAGCTACGCAGCGCACGTCACCGAGGCCTGCCGCGACGCGTTTCGACACCTCTTCG GTACCAGGGTTGCTGTTGCCTATCAGAATGAG ATAAAATTGCTTGGTCAGTCCCTTTATTACTTGCTAACAACTGGTTCAGGTCAGCAAACACTCGGAGAAGAATATTGTGATATATCTCAG GTTGCAACCTTGCATGGACTTCCACCTACACCAGCTAGGCGGAtccttttcattttgtatcaaaCTACTGTGCCCTATCTTGCTGAACGAATCAG CTCCAGAATTGTTGCACGTAGTATTGCCCTCAATGAATCTCAGTTTGATGATCACCTTGAAAGTGATAATTCTAGTAGTGGCATTGCACAGTCCACCACAAATAATCATGTTCCATCAAGAAGCTTGAGTGTTTCTGCTTTATCAAGGTTGAGAGGACGAGTTCATGCCTTGTGGCAATGGGTTCTTCAGAAATGGCCTTCA ATGCTGCCATTTGCTCAAGACTTTATACAGTTGGCTATCCGAACAAACCTAATGTTATTCTATTTTGAAG GACTGTACTATCATTTGCCAAAGCGAGCAGCTGGTATTCGTTATGTATTCATTGGCAAGCCAATGAATCAGAGGCCTAG GTATCAGATTTTGGGTATTTTTCTGTTGATTCAGCTGTGTATTCTTGGCGCCGAAAGACTCCGAAGAAGCAACATATCATCCATAGCTAGTTCCATTAACCAGATATCATCTGGAAGCTATCCATCGTCTACAG GTCGAGGCGTCCCTGTTTTGAATGAAGATGGACATGTCATCAGTGACATCTGTGGTGGTAAAGCTGCAGATGTGGCTTCTCATTCAGAG GCTTCCAGTGGCAAGAGTAAATGCACCCTATGTCTCGGTACCCGGCAAAATCCTACTGCCACGACCTGTGGACATGTCTTCTGCTG GAATTGCATAATGGAGTGGTGCAATGAGAAACCTGAGTGCCCACTATGCCGAACTCCGATTACTCATTCGAGTTTGATCTGTATATATCATTCAGATTTCTAG
- the LOC117842827 gene encoding elongation factor 1-delta 1: MAVSFANVNSDAGLKKLDEYLLTRSYITGYQASKDDLAVYSSFSVAPSSKYINVARWFSHIDALVRLCGITAEGQGVKVESSAVPSASTPDVADAAAPADDDDDDDVDLFGEETEEEKKAAEERAAAVKASGKKKESGKSSVLLDVKPWDDETDMAKLEEAVRNVKMEGLLWGASKLVPVGYGIKKLQIMLTIVDDLVSVDTLIEDYLCAEPVNEHVQSCDIVAFNKI, encoded by the exons ATGGCGGTTTCTTTCGCAAACGTCAACTCCGACGCAGGGCTTAAAAAGCTTGATGAGTACCTTCTCACTCGCAGCTACATCACTGG TTACCAAGCTTCCAAGGATGACTTGGCTGTCTACTCGTCATTTTCTGTGGCCCCCTCATCCAAGTACATCAATGTTGCAAGGTGGTTCAGTCACATTGATGCCCTCGTGAGGCTATG TGGAATAACCGCAGAGGGCCAAGGTGTCAAGGTTGAATCATCTGCTGTTCCATCAGCCTCAACTCCTGATGTTGCTGATGCAGCG GCCCCAgctgatgacgacgacgacgatgatgttGACCTATTTGGTGAGGAGACTGAAGAGGAGAAAAAGGCTGCTGAAGAGCGTGCTGCGGCTGTTAAGGCTTCTggcaagaagaaagaat CTGGGAAGTCATCAGTTTTGCTTGATGTGAAGCCATGGGATGATGAGACTGACATGGCCAAGCTTGAGGAAGCAGTAAGGAATGTCAAGATGGAAGGACTGCTCTGGGGTGCAT CCAAGCTAGTCCCAGTTGGATATGGCATCAAGAAGCTGCAGATCATGTTGACAATTGTTGATGATCTTGTCTCTGTTGACACACTCATCGAGGACTATCTGTGCGCTGAGCCAGTGAACGAGCACGTCCAGAGCTGCGACATTGTTGCCTTCAACAAGATCT AA